A genomic stretch from Insulibacter thermoxylanivorax includes:
- a CDS encoding NAD-dependent epimerase/dehydratase family protein: protein MDGFVMNPLILITGAGGFTGRHACAHFRRSGMRVAALLRSKQTAPLEADQRHICDLLDLKRLREIVLKLQPDYILHLAGVNDVARSWEDPLSCLESNIRGTLHLLTAVLELAPMKPRILVAGSSHSFPPGEDPPQPNHPYALSKTVQALISRSWSHLYGLPVIVAEPSNLIGPGASAGICGLLADYVARWEQGICDAPFRFSSLTEKRNFLDVRDAVQAYEKLLLHGTPGGLYPIGSPETRSLGEVLDSFRRAAGRDFPYIDLQSPPRDDDPQPLDLKPLVDLGWSPRIPFDRSIRDILNDARSRLKETGKTKNKPVREEVADDS, encoded by the coding sequence ATGGATGGGTTCGTCATGAACCCGCTCATCCTCATCACGGGAGCAGGCGGCTTCACGGGAAGGCATGCCTGTGCTCATTTCCGGCGGAGCGGCATGCGTGTTGCAGCGCTGCTTCGCAGCAAACAGACTGCGCCGCTTGAAGCTGACCAGAGACACATCTGCGATCTCTTGGATCTAAAACGGCTCAGGGAGATCGTGCTGAAACTTCAGCCCGACTATATCCTGCATCTCGCCGGTGTAAATGATGTAGCCAGGTCATGGGAGGATCCGCTCAGCTGTCTCGAGAGCAATATCCGCGGGACGCTGCACCTCCTGACGGCGGTGCTCGAGTTAGCTCCGATGAAGCCGAGGATCTTGGTTGCCGGCTCGAGCCACAGTTTCCCTCCCGGCGAAGATCCGCCGCAGCCAAATCATCCCTACGCCCTCAGCAAGACCGTGCAAGCGCTGATCTCCCGCTCCTGGTCCCATCTCTACGGATTGCCCGTCATCGTCGCCGAACCCAGCAATTTGATCGGTCCCGGCGCTTCCGCCGGCATATGCGGTCTTCTGGCGGATTATGTCGCGCGCTGGGAACAAGGGATTTGCGACGCCCCTTTCCGCTTCTCTTCCTTAACGGAGAAGCGCAACTTCCTCGACGTACGCGATGCAGTTCAAGCCTATGAGAAACTCCTGCTCCACGGCACTCCCGGCGGCTTGTACCCCATCGGTTCACCAGAGACCCGCTCCCTCGGCGAAGTGCTGGACAGCTTCCGGCGAGCGGCGGGGCGGGATTTCCCCTATATCGATCTGCAGTCCCCGCCGCGGGATGACGACCCGCAGCCGCTGGATCTAAAGCCGCTTGTGGATCTCGGCTGGAGTCCGAGGATTCCCTTCGATCGTTCGATCCGGGACATCTTAAACGATGCACGCAGCCGCCTTAAGGAGACCGGAAAAACCAAAAACAAGCCTGTCAGAGAGGAAGTTGCTGATGATTCCTAA
- the wecB gene encoding non-hydrolyzing UDP-N-acetylglucosamine 2-epimerase, with protein MKILTVVGTRPEIIRLSLIIHKLDRYADQHILVHTGQNFSDRLSSIFFRDLGIRSPDYILSDQQRSLGGQLAVLFTQLEQLIARERPDRLLVLGDTNSALSALLAERMGVPAVHMEAGNRCYDSRVPEEINRRAIDAVSTINMPYTPQSQRNLLREGVPADRIVLTGNPIYEVLQAYGTQIEGSEILDLLSLREGEYMVVTIHRAENVDHEESLLEIVRGLNLVAESFGLRMITSLHPRTRSKIRHMTDDLHPLIELYEPFGFFDFVKLEKHAACVLTDSGTVQEECCIFRVPAVTVRMTTERPETVDCGSNIVSGIDAESIRRAAAIQLASDRNWSHPDGYLEPAVSDTVVKFLQGRIPTR; from the coding sequence GTGAAGATCTTAACCGTTGTCGGAACGAGACCCGAGATCATCCGCCTGAGTTTGATCATCCATAAGCTCGACCGATATGCCGATCAGCATATCCTGGTGCATACCGGACAGAACTTCAGCGACCGTCTCTCCAGCATCTTCTTCCGCGATCTAGGCATCCGCAGCCCCGACTATATCCTCAGTGACCAGCAGCGCTCCTTAGGCGGGCAGCTTGCAGTCCTCTTCACACAGCTGGAGCAGCTCATCGCTAGGGAACGGCCGGATCGGCTGCTCGTGCTCGGCGATACCAACAGCGCCCTGTCCGCGCTCCTCGCCGAACGCATGGGTGTGCCTGCGGTGCATATGGAGGCGGGCAATCGCTGCTATGACAGCCGCGTTCCCGAAGAGATCAACCGGCGGGCGATCGATGCTGTTTCAACCATTAATATGCCCTATACCCCGCAAAGCCAAAGGAACCTGCTGCGCGAAGGCGTTCCCGCGGACCGCATCGTGCTGACCGGCAATCCGATCTATGAGGTGCTGCAGGCGTATGGAACACAGATCGAAGGCAGCGAGATCCTCGACCTCCTCTCCCTGCGGGAAGGCGAATACATGGTGGTCACGATCCACCGCGCCGAGAATGTCGACCATGAGGAAAGTTTGCTGGAGATTGTCCGCGGGTTGAATCTGGTTGCCGAGAGCTTCGGCTTGCGTATGATCACCAGCCTCCATCCGCGCACCCGTTCGAAGATCCGCCATATGACCGATGACCTCCACCCCTTAATTGAACTGTATGAGCCCTTTGGTTTTTTTGATTTTGTGAAGCTTGAGAAACATGCCGCTTGCGTGTTGACCGACAGCGGCACCGTGCAGGAAGAATGCTGCATCTTCCGCGTCCCGGCCGTTACGGTACGGATGACCACGGAGCGGCCGGAGACGGTGGACTGCGGCAGCAACATCGTGTCCGGGATCGATGCGGAGAGCATCCGGCGAGCAGCGGCGATCCAGCTGGCCTCGGACAGGAATTGGAGCCATCCGGACGGGTATCTGGAGCCGGCTGTCTCGGATACCGTCGTCAAGTTCCTGCAGGGCCGCATCCCGACAAGGTAA
- a CDS encoding sugar nucleotide-binding protein, whose translation MKILILGGVGMAGHMLRRYFASKPGCEVLYTIRQPADEALAPASSSERFLVLNALNLGDADRLLEEVRPDIVINAVGILNQHAEAMPRHAEIVNGWFPHWIAGKLDELGDGGKLVHISTDCVFAGTVDEADEVNGVNKADGADRKVRVIEGDRRRDTDDSDDRGINGRYRETDMPDGTSVYARTKAAGEVKDSRHLTIRTSIIGPEIRSQGIGLFGWFMKQHGIVHGYTRVLWNGVTTLQLAKSIDDMLHRGVSGLYHLTAPSCISKHDLLGLIAEQFDKRDVRLIPADMPILDRTLACTRTDYRAEVPDYPKMLSELREWMGSS comes from the coding sequence ATGAAGATCCTGATCCTGGGCGGCGTTGGGATGGCCGGGCATATGCTTAGACGATATTTCGCCTCCAAACCGGGCTGCGAAGTGCTGTATACGATTCGCCAACCAGCCGATGAAGCCCTGGCACCGGCTTCTTCTTCAGAGAGATTCCTTGTGCTGAATGCACTCAACCTGGGCGATGCCGACCGCTTGCTGGAAGAGGTGCGGCCCGATATTGTCATCAACGCCGTCGGTATCCTGAATCAGCATGCTGAAGCGATGCCGCGGCACGCAGAGATCGTCAACGGTTGGTTCCCGCATTGGATCGCCGGGAAGCTGGACGAACTCGGGGACGGCGGCAAGCTGGTGCACATCAGCACCGACTGTGTATTTGCCGGAACAGTCGATGAGGCGGATGAAGTGAATGGTGTGAATAAAGCAGATGGAGCAGATCGTAAGGTGCGTGTCATAGAGGGCGATCGCCGCAGAGATACCGATGATTCAGATGACAGGGGGATAAACGGACGCTATCGGGAAACAGACATGCCGGACGGCACGAGTGTCTATGCGAGGACCAAAGCCGCGGGAGAAGTGAAGGATTCCCGGCATCTGACGATTCGCACGTCGATCATCGGACCGGAGATTAGAAGCCAAGGGATCGGCTTATTCGGCTGGTTCATGAAGCAGCACGGCATCGTGCACGGCTACACGCGAGTGCTGTGGAACGGGGTCACCACGCTGCAGCTGGCCAAATCCATCGATGACATGCTGCACCGCGGGGTCAGCGGGCTGTACCATCTCACTGCACCGTCATGCATCAGCAAACACGACCTGCTCGGGCTCATCGCTGAGCAGTTCGATAAACGCGATGTTCGGCTGATCCCTGCGGATATGCCGATCTTGGACCGAACGCTGGCATGCACGCGCACGGACTACAGGGCGGAAGTGCCGGATTACCCGAAAATGCTGAGCGAACTGCGCGAATGGATGGGTTCGTCATGA
- a CDS encoding glycosyltransferase, whose protein sequence is MTARTLMLFSHICNPNHMTGAEKLLHFMLRELVPYHRTLLVVPNEGMLAARARSLGVEVIVHPYPLLWEMWNPGPSFVEQLQHFRQPQQLSALMNLIHMHRPDIVGVNTCVNPLPAMAASQLGIPVMWTITEMMQDGPYSPHATQLIASCARWIVGISETALAPFRRDGFAAQTMLLPPSWHPDQLRPDTWPTQRHKMRLTYGIGRQELCAGYVVSDIALHKGFDHFVEMAVRLCHTHPHIQYMIVGNPTEQAYYDHAVAYIHSSGFASRFKMIPFHTSIEAIYPALDLLVVPSMVPEGFGMTAMEGMIFGKPVIAYRSGGLEEMLTNVGKSQWLVPRGDIDSLTALAAELLRDRRACLAMGEEVQRAIQEVYGIETYRRRLKQLLSAIEPSAAALVQHHAHVRAVFSDGMLVKGVHTPAVFLLQGGSKRPLASEGAFHGHGFSWRDVQILDETLLQAWPTGMPIY, encoded by the coding sequence GTGACTGCCAGAACGCTGATGCTGTTCTCCCATATCTGCAATCCCAATCATATGACCGGAGCTGAGAAACTGCTGCACTTCATGCTGCGCGAGCTTGTCCCCTATCACCGCACTCTGCTTGTCGTGCCGAATGAGGGCATGCTGGCTGCCAGAGCCCGCAGTCTAGGCGTTGAAGTCATCGTCCACCCCTATCCCCTGCTATGGGAGATGTGGAATCCCGGTCCTTCCTTTGTCGAGCAGCTCCAACACTTCCGGCAGCCGCAGCAGCTGAGTGCGCTGATGAATCTCATTCACATGCATCGGCCCGACATCGTAGGCGTGAATACCTGCGTGAATCCCCTGCCCGCTATGGCCGCATCACAGCTGGGCATCCCCGTGATGTGGACGATCACCGAAATGATGCAGGACGGCCCGTATTCCCCTCATGCCACGCAGCTCATCGCAAGCTGTGCCAGGTGGATCGTCGGCATCTCCGAAACGGCTCTTGCGCCCTTTCGGCGGGACGGATTCGCTGCGCAGACGATGCTGCTTCCCCCGTCATGGCATCCCGACCAACTGCGTCCCGATACCTGGCCGACGCAGCGCCACAAGATGCGCCTCACCTATGGCATCGGCCGGCAGGAACTGTGCGCCGGCTACGTCGTCTCCGATATCGCTCTTCACAAAGGCTTCGACCATTTCGTGGAGATGGCCGTTCGCTTATGCCATACTCATCCGCACATTCAATATATGATCGTCGGCAATCCGACGGAACAAGCATATTACGATCATGCCGTTGCCTACATTCACAGCTCCGGCTTCGCCTCCCGCTTCAAAATGATTCCCTTTCACACCTCGATCGAAGCGATCTATCCTGCACTAGACCTGCTCGTTGTCCCCAGCATGGTCCCGGAAGGCTTCGGGATGACGGCCATGGAAGGCATGATCTTCGGCAAACCGGTGATCGCTTATCGCTCCGGCGGATTAGAGGAGATGCTGACGAACGTCGGGAAGAGCCAGTGGCTGGTGCCGCGCGGCGATATCGACTCGCTGACGGCACTTGCGGCAGAGCTGCTCCGCGACCGCAGAGCATGTCTTGCGATGGGCGAAGAAGTGCAAAGGGCGATCCAGGAGGTCTACGGCATCGAAACCTATCGCCGGCGGCTCAAACAGCTGCTGTCCGCAATCGAACCGAGCGCGGCGGCGCTGGTGCAGCATCATGCGCATGTGCGCGCTGTCTTCTCCGACGGCATGCTGGTGAAGGGCGTTCACACACCAGCGGTTTTCCTCCTGCAAGGCGGCAGCAAACGACCCCTCGCAAGCGAAGGCGCCTTCCACGGACACGGCTTCTCGTGGCGCGATGTCCAGATCCTCGATGAGACTTTGCTGCAAGCTTGGCCGACTGGAATGCCCATCTATTGA
- a CDS encoding glycosyltransferase family 2 protein: MIPKVSIVIPFYADPYVQHAVDSALQQTYPNIEVIIVNDGSPQYGELLTPYLHHPQVRVYHKENGGTASALNAGIRRATGDYIAWLSSDDYFYPWKIARQLAYMIPRHARISYSDYDLIDEHGNVTQACAGLKFASYPEFCRTFLKGNPVNGCTVVMHKSLLEKIGLFDEGLPYTHDYDLWFRIIVSGIDFHYVPESLIRYRVHSAMGTKKHLPVILQETEVTKSRWREPMLEFLRRIGH; encoded by the coding sequence ATGATTCCTAAGGTGTCGATCGTCATTCCCTTCTATGCGGATCCCTATGTGCAGCATGCTGTGGACAGTGCGCTGCAGCAGACCTATCCAAATATCGAAGTGATCATCGTCAACGACGGTTCACCGCAGTACGGAGAGTTGTTAACACCGTATCTCCATCATCCTCAGGTCCGCGTCTATCATAAGGAGAACGGCGGAACGGCGAGTGCGCTCAATGCGGGCATTCGCAGGGCAACGGGGGATTATATCGCTTGGCTGAGTTCGGATGATTATTTTTATCCATGGAAAATCGCCCGGCAGCTCGCCTATATGATCCCGCGTCATGCACGCATCTCGTACAGCGACTATGATCTCATCGATGAACATGGGAATGTCACGCAGGCCTGTGCCGGGCTTAAGTTTGCTTCCTACCCTGAATTCTGCCGAACCTTCCTCAAGGGCAATCCCGTCAACGGCTGCACCGTCGTCATGCACAAAAGCCTGCTCGAGAAGATCGGGCTGTTCGATGAGGGGCTGCCTTACACCCATGATTATGATCTATGGTTTCGCATCATCGTATCGGGCATCGACTTCCATTATGTGCCCGAGTCCTTGATCCGCTACCGCGTGCACAGCGCCATGGGTACGAAGAAGCATCTGCCGGTCATCCTCCAGGAGACGGAAGTGACGAAGTCCCGCTGGCGGGAGCCGATGCTCGAGTTTCTGCGGCGGATCGGGCATTAG
- a CDS encoding polysaccharide biosynthesis protein, with translation MYENKKIFITGGTGSWGHELVRQLLTKNPAKIVIYSRSEASQVAMQREYDDPRLHFVIGDIRDKAALTTACADMDYIYHLAALKHVPVCEDQPYEALKTNVTGTANVIEAAIENRVPKVIYISTDKAANASNFYGMTKSIGEKLIVHANTLSDHTKFVCVRGGNVLGTNGSVIHIFMNQIRIRREVGITDAKMTRFFLTLEDAIKLLFKASQEAIGGEIFVMVMSACRIIDLADVLAEHMGVKDYRIRELGVRPGEKIHEILYSEYESHSTVVYDEEYLVILPTLEIPGLREAYRAFPPVEKEIYCSADSLMSREEIRRMLIKGGFLS, from the coding sequence ATGTACGAGAACAAAAAGATCTTCATCACCGGCGGCACCGGTTCATGGGGACATGAGCTGGTTCGCCAGCTGCTGACGAAGAACCCGGCGAAGATCGTCATCTATTCGCGCAGTGAAGCGAGCCAAGTGGCGATGCAGCGCGAGTATGATGATCCGAGACTGCATTTTGTCATCGGTGATATCCGCGACAAGGCCGCTCTCACCACGGCTTGCGCGGATATGGACTATATCTATCACCTGGCGGCATTGAAGCATGTCCCCGTCTGCGAGGACCAGCCTTATGAAGCGCTGAAGACCAACGTAACGGGTACGGCCAATGTCATCGAAGCCGCCATTGAGAACCGCGTTCCCAAAGTGATCTATATCTCCACGGATAAGGCGGCCAACGCATCGAATTTCTACGGCATGACCAAGTCCATCGGCGAGAAATTGATCGTCCATGCCAATACGCTGTCGGATCATACGAAGTTCGTCTGCGTGCGCGGCGGCAATGTCCTCGGTACCAATGGAAGCGTCATCCACATCTTCATGAATCAGATTCGCATCCGACGGGAAGTCGGGATCACCGACGCGAAGATGACGCGTTTCTTCCTCACCTTGGAAGATGCGATTAAACTCCTGTTCAAAGCATCGCAGGAAGCGATCGGCGGCGAGATCTTCGTGATGGTCATGTCCGCGTGCCGGATCATCGACCTGGCCGATGTGCTCGCCGAGCACATGGGTGTGAAGGATTACCGCATTCGCGAACTCGGTGTCCGCCCCGGTGAGAAGATCCATGAGATCCTTTATTCAGAATATGAGAGCCACAGCACCGTCGTCTATGATGAAGAATACCTCGTGATCCTGCCGACGCTGGAAATCCCGGGCTTAAGAGAAGCTTACCGCGCCTTTCCGCCGGTGGAGAAGGAGATCTATTGTTCGGCGGATTCGCTGATGTCGCGGGAAGAGATTCGCCGGATGCTCATCAAGGGAGGATTCTTGTCATGA